The following are encoded together in the Weissella soli genome:
- a CDS encoding xylulokinase codes for MSELAKHDIETGQTSLGVEFGSTRIKAVLIDSKYSPIAQGMFEWENQLENGIWTYPEELIWEGLQTAYAEMAAEVKRTYHTELKTIGSIGFSAMMHGYMPFNAEGKLLVPFRTWRNSITEQASVELTSLFNFNIPQRWSIAHLYQAILNQEQHVKDIDFITTLAGYVHWKVSGEKVLGIGDASGVFPIDMHTKNYDQSMVERFDKLRSVQQYHWQLSDILPKVLAAGETAGVLTAAGARLLDPSGTLQAGARLAAPEGDAGTGMVATNAVRVHTGNVSAGTSAFVMIVMDKPLSKWHSDIDIVTTPTGELVAMVHANNSSSDINAWAKLFKEFADLLGVNISTNELYAKLFNTILGADADADGLLTYGYYSGENITHMSEGRPLLARQPDSNFTIGNLMRANLYSAFGAMKIGLEILADEQVETDSIVAAGGIFKTPVVAQKILAAVMEAPVTVMKTAGEGGPWGMAILAAYANGKSDQALEDFLDREVFVDQESTTIFPDKRDIDGFNVFMDRYKAGLPIEAHAVLTLNN; via the coding sequence ATGAGTGAACTAGCTAAACATGATATTGAAACCGGACAAACGAGTCTGGGAGTAGAATTTGGCTCAACGCGAATTAAAGCCGTTCTGATTGATAGTAAATATTCACCCATCGCACAAGGGATGTTTGAATGGGAAAATCAACTCGAGAATGGTATCTGGACTTATCCTGAAGAATTGATTTGGGAAGGTTTGCAAACAGCCTACGCTGAGATGGCAGCTGAAGTAAAACGCACATATCATACCGAGTTAAAAACCATCGGCTCAATTGGTTTCTCCGCAATGATGCATGGGTATATGCCATTCAATGCTGAAGGGAAATTGTTAGTCCCATTTAGAACATGGCGCAACAGCATCACGGAGCAAGCTTCGGTGGAGTTAACCAGCCTGTTCAATTTCAATATTCCACAACGTTGGTCAATTGCACACTTGTATCAGGCTATCCTGAACCAAGAGCAACACGTCAAAGATATTGACTTTATCACCACGTTAGCGGGATATGTTCATTGGAAAGTTTCAGGTGAAAAGGTCCTTGGTATTGGGGATGCTTCAGGGGTTTTCCCAATTGACATGCATACAAAAAATTATGATCAATCCATGGTTGAACGGTTTGATAAATTACGTTCAGTACAACAATATCACTGGCAATTAAGTGATATTTTACCGAAAGTACTAGCCGCTGGTGAAACGGCTGGTGTACTAACGGCAGCCGGCGCTCGGTTGCTGGATCCTTCAGGTACCTTGCAAGCCGGCGCTCGTTTAGCCGCACCTGAGGGGGATGCCGGTACTGGCATGGTCGCAACTAATGCCGTCCGGGTGCATACCGGAAACGTCTCAGCTGGCACATCGGCGTTTGTGATGATCGTGATGGATAAGCCATTATCAAAGTGGCATAGCGATATCGATATTGTCACGACACCAACTGGTGAGCTTGTAGCCATGGTGCATGCGAATAATTCAAGTTCTGACATCAATGCTTGGGCCAAGTTATTCAAAGAATTTGCTGACTTACTGGGAGTTAATATTTCAACCAATGAGTTGTACGCTAAATTGTTCAATACGATCTTAGGTGCAGATGCGGATGCGGACGGCCTGCTAACGTACGGTTATTATTCAGGTGAAAATATCACCCACATGTCAGAAGGACGGCCCTTATTGGCGCGTCAACCAGACAGTAATTTCACCATTGGTAATCTGATGCGGGCTAATCTCTATTCGGCTTTCGGTGCAATGAAGATTGGGCTCGAAATCTTAGCGGATGAGCAAGTCGAAACTGATTCGATTGTTGCGGCTGGTGGCATCTTTAAAACACCAGTTGTCGCCCAAAAAATTCTGGCAGCTGTGATGGAAGCACCCGTAACAGTGATGAAAACCGCGGGTGAAGGTGGTCCTTGGGGAATGGCCATTTTGGCAGCGTATGCAAATGGCAAATCAGATCAAGCATTAGAAGACTTCCTCGATCGTGAAGTCTTTGTAGATCAAGAATCTACGACAATCTTCCCGGATAAACGAGATATCGACGGATTCAATGTATTTATGGATCGATACAAGGCTGGGTTGCCAATTGAAGCCCATGCCGTGCTGACTCTAAATAATTAG
- a CDS encoding D-2-hydroxyacid dehydrogenase, whose amino-acid sequence MKIIFYALVEEELPYIREWAAKTGNEVHPVTDFLNTSSAVLAEGFDAVVTQQTKVVTPDVYETLASYGIKQIAIRQVGYDVLDIDLARQHGIRLSNVPGYSPRAIAEFTLTQLFALLRRTKIVERAIQQGDWTWETVGQTREIHELTVAVIGVGRIGTAFAQMLHALGARVLAVDPVYHAQNEPFVDYVSLDEALPQADVVSFHTPLNESTHHLGDAAFFEKLKTGAFVLNMSRGGVLDIAVVEAALASGEIAGLAIDVTENETQFMEQKQAPSEVPAEIQRLIARGNVLMSPHIAFYTDLAIKNMVAISLTDAVTLANGGHTENEILR is encoded by the coding sequence ATGAAGATTATTTTTTATGCATTGGTTGAAGAAGAACTACCTTATATCCGCGAGTGGGCAGCCAAAACTGGTAACGAAGTGCACCCGGTGACAGATTTTTTGAATACAAGTTCGGCTGTCTTGGCTGAGGGGTTTGATGCTGTCGTGACGCAGCAAACGAAGGTGGTGACGCCTGATGTTTATGAAACTTTAGCCAGTTATGGTATCAAACAAATTGCAATTCGTCAGGTTGGTTATGATGTCCTTGATATAGATTTAGCGCGACAGCACGGCATCCGGCTGTCGAATGTACCGGGATATTCACCACGGGCAATTGCTGAGTTTACATTGACCCAATTATTTGCCCTATTACGGCGCACTAAGATTGTGGAACGCGCTATTCAACAAGGCGACTGGACGTGGGAAACGGTTGGTCAAACGCGTGAAATTCATGAATTGACCGTGGCCGTGATTGGTGTTGGCCGCATTGGCACGGCTTTTGCCCAGATGTTACACGCGTTAGGCGCGAGGGTGTTGGCGGTGGATCCAGTGTATCACGCCCAAAATGAACCATTTGTCGACTATGTCAGTTTGGATGAGGCACTACCCCAAGCTGATGTTGTTTCCTTCCACACACCCTTAAATGAATCAACACATCACCTGGGGGATGCGGCTTTCTTTGAGAAATTAAAAACCGGGGCCTTTGTCTTGAATATGTCTCGTGGTGGTGTGCTTGATATTGCAGTTGTTGAAGCAGCGTTAGCATCTGGTGAGATCGCTGGATTAGCCATTGATGTGACAGAGAATGAGACCCAGTTCATGGAGCAAAAACAAGCACCAAGTGAAGTGCCGGCTGAAATTCAACGTTTGATCGCACGTGGTAATGTCTTGATGTCACCACATATTGCCTTTTACACGGACTTGGCGATCAAAAACATGGTCGCAATTTCTTTGACAGACGCAGTCACGTTGGCGAATGGTGGTCATACAGAAAATGAAATCTTACGCTAA
- a CDS encoding glycoside hydrolase family 32 protein gives MMIVGDEERFEEFHIYPTHGLLNDPNGLVYFKDQYHVFYQWNPWGTDHKYKVWGHVVSDDLVNWHRLPEALVPSLPEDQSGIYSGSTIVVDDQLYAFYTGNVRNEAGESIASYQMGAVSTDGVHFTKLGKLFDQPAGFTRHVRDPKIFKQNETYFLLLGAQRLDLTGDIIIYSSPDLHHWDFRGSLIDDQLAEVRGYMIECPDIAFMDGQAVLMFSPQGLTAKAGTLENIHNTGYVIGEFDAQRAKFAVQSSFEELDHGFEFYASQTVSHAGRTLLWGWSGMMPEAREQTLPTIADGWAHVLSLPREVSLQAKQLLQKPVAELGPFKRVEATEITGVGLWELEDTTWQLKLSATMYIERTGDQLTMRRRQWESQQWEERKITGALAMVQLVIDQDIVEVFAGDGQFVMTARYF, from the coding sequence ATAATGATTGTTGGTGATGAGGAACGGTTTGAAGAATTTCATATTTATCCAACCCATGGTCTCTTAAATGATCCCAATGGTTTGGTCTATTTCAAAGATCAGTACCATGTGTTTTACCAGTGGAATCCCTGGGGAACCGATCATAAGTATAAGGTGTGGGGCCACGTTGTCAGCGATGACCTAGTTAATTGGCATCGTCTGCCTGAAGCACTGGTACCGAGTTTGCCAGAGGATCAATCAGGCATTTACTCTGGAAGTACAATCGTAGTTGATGACCAACTTTACGCTTTTTATACTGGCAATGTGCGCAATGAGGCAGGTGAAAGTATCGCCTCATATCAAATGGGAGCGGTGTCCACGGATGGGGTGCATTTCACAAAATTAGGCAAGCTATTTGACCAACCGGCCGGCTTTACGCGCCATGTCCGTGATCCTAAAATTTTTAAGCAAAATGAGACGTATTTCTTACTGTTGGGGGCCCAACGGCTTGATTTAACAGGGGATATCATCATTTATTCTTCGCCAGATTTGCATCATTGGGATTTTCGGGGTTCCTTGATTGATGATCAATTAGCAGAAGTACGGGGTTACATGATTGAATGTCCAGATATTGCTTTTATGGATGGACAAGCCGTCTTGATGTTTTCACCACAAGGATTAACTGCTAAAGCAGGTACATTGGAGAATATTCATAATACGGGTTATGTAATCGGTGAATTTGATGCCCAACGGGCCAAATTTGCGGTCCAAAGTTCGTTTGAAGAGCTTGATCATGGTTTTGAGTTTTATGCATCGCAAACGGTATCGCATGCTGGACGGACGTTGTTATGGGGTTGGTCAGGTATGATGCCTGAAGCTCGTGAACAGACATTGCCGACGATTGCCGATGGCTGGGCACATGTCTTGTCATTGCCACGTGAAGTATCATTGCAGGCAAAGCAATTGTTACAAAAGCCGGTGGCTGAACTGGGACCGTTCAAGCGCGTGGAGGCTACCGAGATTACGGGCGTTGGGCTCTGGGAGCTGGAAGATACCACGTGGCAACTGAAGTTGAGTGCTACAATGTATATAGAGCGGACCGGCGATCAATTGACGATGCGACGACGCCAGTGGGAATCTCAGCAATGGGAGGAACGTAAAATTACAGGTGCATTAGCAATGGTGCAATTAGTAATTGATCAGGATATTGTAGAAGTTTTTGCAGGTGACGGCCAGTTTGTCATGACCGCACGTTATTTCTAA
- a CDS encoding GntR family transcriptional regulator produces the protein MANKYDIVKEGLKKLILSGDYEVNDRLPTESELMAEYGVSRYTIRRAMQDLEVDHYIYRIQGGGMFVDDWRHSEPAKSSDRNIGVITTHLTSYIFPQIVSGIDDVISEQGYSLILSNTHNDPSRERKALVSLMGKSIDGFIVEPTQSALNQENLDLYRELEALHIPVVFINAKYAGLNAPSLTTDDTQAMRDITNYLIEQGHERILGVFQVDDNQGVDRMDGFMQAYRQHPQLSIYGATMMYQTSDSRATLMKRIGSLLTQPQESRPTAVVAYNDQIAIRILDLANSLGLKVPEDLSVVGFDDYTLSKYMTPSLTTLRHVQAQMGRDAATMLLKMIRGEAVASIQYPAELILRNSTSKLD, from the coding sequence ATGGCAAATAAATATGACATCGTCAAGGAGGGGCTTAAGAAATTAATCTTATCCGGCGATTATGAAGTAAACGATCGGTTACCAACCGAATCAGAGTTAATGGCAGAATATGGGGTGAGTCGCTATACCATCAGGCGCGCGATGCAGGATTTAGAGGTCGACCACTATATCTACCGTATTCAAGGGGGTGGGATGTTCGTCGATGATTGGCGGCATTCAGAACCCGCCAAGTCGAGTGATCGCAATATCGGTGTCATCACGACCCATCTGACGTCCTATATTTTTCCACAAATTGTGTCTGGCATTGATGATGTCATCTCCGAACAAGGCTACTCCTTGATTTTGTCTAATACACACAATGATCCCAGTCGTGAACGAAAAGCATTAGTGTCACTCATGGGGAAAAGTATTGATGGCTTCATCGTTGAACCCACCCAAAGTGCCCTTAACCAGGAAAATTTGGATTTATATCGTGAATTAGAAGCGTTACATATTCCAGTCGTCTTTATTAATGCCAAGTATGCCGGGCTAAATGCACCATCTTTGACGACTGATGATACACAAGCCATGCGTGATATCACTAATTATCTCATCGAACAGGGCCATGAGCGGATTCTGGGCGTGTTTCAGGTGGATGATAATCAGGGGGTGGACCGAATGGATGGGTTTATGCAAGCCTATCGCCAACATCCCCAATTATCGATTTATGGCGCAACGATGATGTATCAAACAAGTGATAGCCGGGCAACCTTGATGAAACGCATCGGTAGTCTATTAACCCAACCCCAAGAATCACGGCCGACAGCCGTGGTGGCCTATAATGACCAAATTGCGATTCGTATTTTAGATTTAGCGAATTCATTGGGGCTCAAGGTGCCAGAGGATCTGTCGGTGGTCGGGTTTGATGATTATACTTTGTCAAAATATATGACCCCTAGTTTGACCACTTTGAGGCATGTACAGGCGCAAATGGGGCGGGACGCGGCTACGATGCTCTTAAAAATGATTCGGGGTGAAGCTGTGGCCTCGATTCAGTATCCAGCCGAACTGATCTTACGTAACTCAACTAGCAAATTAGATTAA
- a CDS encoding LacI family DNA-binding transcriptional regulator, translated as MPKITIQDIATRAGVAKSTVSRFLNGGSVSAKTRTKIEAIVDAAGYQPNVFAQSLKQQTTRTIGVIVPRLDSYAQTEMLHGLDDANQDDVFLIMNTYQVEATVQKAIQQVETLRLSGLIIFAANLSDATKKMIAELDVPVVIQGQDMPEFSRVVVDDGLAGAQIGQLAANAARVLMISVDPLKDFEIGQIRYQATRFQLTGVVDTVYADFSLNSAKQLTAEALATNHYDAIIAMTDLMAAGALQSLLADHRRVPEETKVLGFGGTLISDLAAPNITTFAFDYYRVGQEIYELFKEQQTNPKVKSVRVGGKLVIKQTS; from the coding sequence ATGCCTAAAATCACCATTCAAGATATTGCGACACGTGCAGGTGTCGCAAAAAGTACGGTTTCTCGTTTTTTAAATGGTGGCTCGGTTTCAGCTAAGACGCGGACAAAGATTGAGGCCATTGTTGATGCTGCTGGCTATCAACCTAATGTTTTTGCACAAAGTTTGAAACAACAGACGACACGCACAATTGGTGTGATTGTACCGCGCTTGGATTCCTATGCACAAACTGAGATGTTACATGGACTAGATGATGCCAATCAAGATGATGTCTTTTTGATCATGAATACCTATCAAGTTGAGGCGACAGTACAAAAAGCGATTCAACAAGTTGAAACCTTGCGTTTAAGTGGCTTAATCATTTTCGCGGCGAATTTAAGTGATGCCACCAAAAAGATGATTGCCGAGCTTGACGTACCAGTCGTCATCCAGGGACAAGATATGCCTGAATTTTCGCGAGTGGTCGTTGATGATGGTCTCGCAGGCGCCCAAATTGGCCAATTGGCGGCCAACGCTGCCCGTGTCTTAATGATTAGCGTCGATCCATTAAAGGATTTTGAGATTGGTCAAATCCGTTACCAGGCAACTCGCTTTCAGTTGACGGGCGTCGTCGATACGGTGTACGCTGATTTCTCACTTAATTCAGCCAAGCAGCTAACGGCCGAGGCTTTGGCCACAAACCACTATGATGCCATTATTGCCATGACTGATTTGATGGCAGCGGGAGCCTTGCAAAGCCTCTTAGCAGATCACAGGCGTGTGCCAGAAGAGACCAAAGTTTTGGGCTTTGGTGGTACGTTGATTAGTGATTTAGCTGCCCCAAACATTACTACTTTTGCCTTTGATTACTACCGCGTTGGGCAAGAAATTTATGAACTTTTCAAGGAACAACAAACGAATCCGAAAGTCAAAAGTGTCCGCGTCGGAGGGAAATTAGTCATTAAACAAACGAGTTGA
- a CDS encoding ROK family protein — MALLGAIEAGGTKFVVAVADVEQPEIVLARASFKTQEPAKTIKDVQNWFDQYDDIVAIGIAAFGPIDVNHASQTYGYVLDTPKPGWSHYNFLGAMAAWLDVPYYWTTDVNGAGWGEFVSGAAKAVHNAVYLTVGTGVGAGIIVNDQLLAGMGHPEAGHIFVRQHPQDTYAGYCVFHGNQCLEGVASGPAIEQRWGISAKELPDDHLAWEIEADYLAQAVVDYTMTLRPEKVIFGGGVPHRAVLLPLIREKFAEKMAHYLPTPAVEDYIVGVEHGDNAGVIGTFYLAKSLL, encoded by the coding sequence ATGGCATTATTAGGGGCAATTGAAGCTGGCGGCACAAAGTTTGTGGTGGCGGTTGCTGACGTTGAGCAACCTGAAATAGTATTGGCACGGGCCAGTTTTAAAACACAAGAACCAGCTAAAACAATTAAAGATGTCCAAAATTGGTTTGACCAGTATGACGATATTGTGGCGATTGGCATTGCTGCTTTTGGTCCAATTGATGTGAATCATGCGTCTCAAACCTATGGTTATGTTTTAGACACACCTAAGCCAGGGTGGTCGCACTATAATTTTCTAGGTGCGATGGCAGCATGGTTAGATGTTCCCTATTATTGGACAACGGACGTCAACGGAGCTGGTTGGGGTGAGTTCGTGAGTGGGGCTGCCAAAGCAGTGCATAATGCAGTTTATTTGACGGTCGGGACCGGTGTTGGGGCTGGCATTATCGTCAATGATCAGCTATTAGCTGGTATGGGTCACCCAGAAGCGGGCCATATTTTTGTTCGGCAGCACCCCCAAGATACTTATGCCGGTTATTGTGTCTTTCACGGTAATCAATGTTTAGAAGGCGTTGCTTCTGGCCCAGCCATTGAGCAACGGTGGGGCATTTCAGCTAAAGAATTGCCAGATGACCATTTAGCCTGGGAAATTGAGGCTGATTACCTAGCCCAAGCAGTGGTGGATTATACGATGACCTTGCGACCTGAAAAAGTCATTTTTGGTGGGGGTGTGCCTCACCGGGCAGTATTGCTACCGTTGATTCGCGAAAAGTTTGCAGAAAAAATGGCTCATTATCTCCCAACGCCTGCCGTTGAGGACTATATTGTCGGTGTTGAACACGGTGATAATGCTGGCGTTATCGGGACATTTTATTTAGCAAAGTCGCTTTTGTGA
- a CDS encoding multidrug resistance efflux transporter family protein has protein sequence MYKSQFTQALLLGILAALFFSVTFILNQVMNVAGSYWLWNGTLRYLWMLPLLLLLLMIQRQPIKPIYRVIKSNLGAWILWSNLGFVGFYLPLVFAADYLPGWLVSSIWQLTIIFGVLTSPLTKIPQMIDGKPHLVRAKIPLVSLPWLVIIAIGVAFTVVGEHGHVRPWELTISLLALTFAAIAYPLGNRKIMPHAQTLTGVQRVFAMTLCAYPTFLMLSLIALLQVGLPSAETLLNTFFVGLSSGVIATVLFYKATSLVAHDMRLLAQIEATQALEVVFSVILSFIFLGTTFSNSWQILGLIILIFGVIMVNLRR, from the coding sequence ATGTATAAATCACAATTCACACAAGCGCTACTTTTAGGAATTCTCGCCGCTCTGTTTTTCTCAGTCACTTTTATCCTCAATCAAGTGATGAACGTTGCTGGTAGTTATTGGCTCTGGAACGGCACCCTGCGTTATCTATGGATGTTACCGCTGTTATTATTATTACTGATGATACAACGTCAACCAATCAAACCGATCTACCGCGTCATAAAGTCAAATTTAGGTGCTTGGATACTCTGGAGCAATCTTGGCTTTGTTGGCTTCTACTTACCACTGGTTTTTGCCGCCGATTATTTACCAGGCTGGCTGGTGTCTAGTATCTGGCAACTGACCATCATCTTCGGCGTACTCACAAGCCCCCTGACCAAGATCCCGCAAATGATTGATGGGAAACCTCACCTGGTGCGGGCTAAAATTCCATTAGTTAGTCTGCCCTGGCTCGTCATCATTGCGATTGGGGTTGCGTTTACCGTTGTCGGTGAACATGGTCATGTGCGGCCCTGGGAACTGACCATCAGTTTACTGGCACTGACTTTTGCAGCCATTGCGTATCCTTTAGGTAATCGTAAAATTATGCCCCATGCCCAAACTCTAACTGGCGTGCAACGAGTGTTTGCGATGACACTATGCGCCTACCCGACTTTTTTAATGTTAAGTTTAATCGCCTTATTACAGGTCGGTCTGCCCTCGGCCGAGACCCTATTAAACACATTTTTTGTCGGCCTATCATCAGGTGTCATTGCAACGGTCCTGTTCTATAAAGCGACGAGTTTAGTGGCGCATGACATGCGCCTCCTCGCCCAAATAGAGGCCACCCAAGCTTTAGAAGTCGTATTTTCGGTAATCCTTAGTTTTATCTTTCTGGGGACCACTTTCTCAAATAGCTGGCAAATCTTAGGCTTAATTATTCTAATTTTTGGTGTCATCATGGTCAATCTACGTCGCTAA
- a CDS encoding PTS sugar transporter subunit IIC yields MKTQTAQQVGVALKRHINKEMIYNVSAAVSNAILVTLGMGLLMQSISKMVDWAPLYQMGSITMILLPAAFGAAVASQMKTNTMVMFAAMAASTVGANAVFFTQSATQGITATGYGSAQAAGVGVMTTGQPVSAVAAAIVAVIFGKWITGKTPLDMVLVPAATVFVGVMSGYVLAILTTPILVAIAKMIVASIAVSPIIGTAVIAMTFGALTMSPASAAALSVAIGATGVTSPEVAGAIMIGTAAVYAGYPVMSYQENKIGTTIAQAVVTPKIQFPNLIKRPILLLPPMIGAAIGAPIGTLVFHLTTNFTMAGIGLNSLIVPLAVATTDITAFMAYVVVGVVIPAVVSHIGYRILLAKGLVQPQDLHLEMI; encoded by the coding sequence ATGAAGACGCAAACTGCGCAACAAGTTGGGGTCGCACTGAAGAGACATATCAATAAAGAAATGATTTATAATGTTTCAGCAGCTGTATCGAATGCTATTTTAGTGACGTTGGGGATGGGACTGTTAATGCAATCGATTTCAAAGATGGTTGATTGGGCGCCCCTGTATCAAATGGGTTCCATTACGATGATTTTGCTACCAGCTGCCTTTGGTGCCGCTGTCGCTTCACAAATGAAAACGAATACGATGGTCATGTTTGCGGCGATGGCTGCTTCGACAGTTGGCGCCAATGCAGTCTTTTTCACCCAATCTGCGACGCAAGGAATTACTGCCACGGGTTACGGATCAGCGCAAGCAGCAGGTGTAGGCGTCATGACAACTGGGCAACCGGTCTCTGCAGTGGCGGCGGCCATTGTGGCCGTGATATTTGGTAAGTGGATTACTGGTAAAACGCCGTTAGATATGGTGTTGGTACCAGCAGCAACGGTGTTCGTTGGGGTGATGTCTGGGTATGTCTTGGCTATCTTGACCACACCAATTCTAGTGGCGATTGCTAAAATGATTGTTGCAAGTATTGCTGTTAGTCCAATTATTGGGACGGCCGTGATCGCCATGACTTTTGGTGCGTTGACCATGTCACCTGCCTCAGCGGCTGCTTTATCAGTTGCGATTGGGGCTACTGGAGTGACTTCACCAGAAGTTGCTGGTGCGATCATGATTGGAACAGCCGCTGTGTATGCAGGGTATCCAGTGATGTCTTATCAGGAAAATAAAATTGGTACGACCATTGCCCAAGCGGTGGTGACCCCAAAAATTCAATTTCCAAATTTGATTAAGCGCCCAATTTTACTGCTACCACCAATGATTGGCGCTGCGATTGGCGCCCCAATCGGGACACTGGTGTTCCACTTGACCACTAATTTTACGATGGCGGGAATTGGGTTGAATAGTTTGATTGTGCCATTGGCGGTTGCCACGACAGATATCACAGCGTTTATGGCTTATGTGGTAGTCGGCGTGGTCATTCCAGCCGTAGTCTCGCACATTGGTTATCGGATCCTCTTGGCGAAGGGGTTGGTACAACCACAAGATTTGCATCTGGAAATGATTTAA
- a CDS encoding sucrose-specific PTS transporter subunit IIBC has translation MNHEEVAKRVARALGENNVATAAHCATRLRLIVKDRDKIDQAALDSDPDLKGTFDANGQFQIIVGPGDVDKVFDYYVKETGVQTATPAEVKEIAAQQGVKTNPVMAVIQILSDIFVPLIPAMTAGGLLMALNNILTGQDLFGAQSLVQMYPQIAGMAEMVNLMASAPFAFLPILIGFTATKRFGGSEILGAAAGMMLVMPSLINGYNVSQTVADGKMPFWDVFGLHVAQAGYQGQVLPVIGVALILATLEKFFHKRLKGAIDFTFTPMLSIIITGFLTFIIVGPVLRTVSNFLTDGLVGLYQTTGFLGMGIFGSVYSAIVVTGLHQSFPAIETTLLADIAKTGGDFIFPIAAVSNVAQGAATFAIFFLAKKDEKIRALASSAGASAMLGITEPAMFGVNLKYRFPFFIALGSAGIAGLVIGLFHVLSSSLGPAGVIGFIAIPAAKWIGFFISIAIAFALAFSATFIYGKKHFDTTVDVQPSYTPTTADKLVYAPVAGHVDDLKNVDDPVFSSEAMGKGIAIEPNENEVVAPVTGTVTVAYPTAHAYGLLSDDGVEVLVHIGVDTVSLNGEGFNSVVTQGQKVKVGETLGTFDKKKIQQAGLDTRVMVIITNTAEFDQVLLVAGQEVERAQTLLAATKGDK, from the coding sequence ATGAATCATGAAGAGGTTGCAAAGCGCGTTGCACGTGCTTTAGGGGAGAATAATGTCGCAACGGCAGCACATTGTGCGACGCGGTTGCGCTTGATTGTTAAAGATCGTGACAAAATTGATCAAGCAGCGTTGGATAGTGATCCCGATTTGAAGGGTACCTTTGATGCCAATGGTCAATTCCAAATTATTGTCGGACCTGGTGACGTTGATAAGGTCTTTGATTACTATGTGAAGGAAACGGGTGTCCAAACAGCGACGCCTGCAGAAGTTAAGGAAATCGCTGCCCAACAAGGTGTTAAAACGAATCCGGTTATGGCAGTGATTCAAATACTATCAGACATCTTCGTGCCATTGATTCCAGCGATGACCGCTGGTGGTTTGTTGATGGCCTTGAACAATATTTTAACGGGGCAAGATTTATTCGGCGCCCAGTCACTTGTTCAGATGTATCCGCAAATTGCGGGCATGGCTGAAATGGTCAATTTGATGGCCTCGGCACCATTTGCTTTCCTACCGATTCTGATTGGTTTTACAGCCACTAAGCGGTTCGGTGGTAGTGAAATTTTGGGTGCAGCAGCCGGAATGATGTTAGTGATGCCATCATTGATTAACGGGTATAACGTTTCGCAAACAGTTGCAGATGGCAAAATGCCATTTTGGGATGTATTTGGTCTACATGTGGCCCAAGCAGGTTACCAGGGACAAGTATTACCAGTGATTGGTGTGGCCCTGATTCTAGCCACGTTGGAAAAGTTCTTCCACAAGCGTTTGAAGGGGGCGATTGATTTTACCTTTACACCAATGCTCTCAATTATTATCACCGGATTTTTGACATTTATTATCGTGGGACCAGTCCTACGAACAGTTTCAAATTTCCTAACTGATGGTCTGGTCGGTCTTTATCAAACAACTGGGTTCCTTGGTATGGGTATCTTTGGTAGTGTTTACTCAGCGATTGTGGTGACTGGCTTACATCAAAGTTTCCCAGCGATTGAAACAACGCTATTGGCCGATATTGCTAAAACAGGTGGTGATTTTATTTTCCCAATCGCGGCCGTATCAAATGTCGCCCAAGGGGCCGCCACATTTGCTATCTTCTTCTTAGCAAAAAAGGATGAAAAGATTCGTGCGTTGGCCTCATCAGCTGGTGCGAGTGCGATGCTTGGCATCACTGAGCCAGCGATGTTTGGAGTCAATTTGAAGTACAGGTTCCCATTCTTCATTGCGTTGGGTTCAGCCGGGATTGCCGGGTTAGTGATCGGTCTTTTCCACGTATTGTCGTCTTCACTTGGCCCAGCTGGTGTGATTGGCTTTATTGCCATTCCAGCGGCGAAGTGGATTGGTTTCTTTATTAGTATCGCGATTGCCTTTGCATTGGCTTTCAGCGCGACATTCATTTATGGAAAAAAACATTTTGATACAACAGTTGATGTGCAACCTAGTTATACACCAACGACCGCTGACAAATTGGTATATGCACCGGTTGCAGGACATGTCGATGATTTGAAAAATGTGGATGATCCAGTCTTTTCAAGCGAAGCCATGGGTAAGGGGATTGCCATTGAACCAAATGAAAATGAGGTCGTCGCACCAGTCACTGGTACGGTTACCGTTGCATATCCAACGGCCCATGCTTATGGGTTGTTAAGTGATGATGGCGTCGAGGTGTTGGTTCACATCGGTGTCGATACCGTTTCGCTGAATGGGGAGGGCTTCAACAGCGTTGTTACCCAAGGCCAAAAGGTCAAAGTGGGCGAGACATTAGGCACCTTTGATAAAAAGAAAATTCAACAAGCTGGTTTGGATACGCGCGTGATGGTAATTATTACCAATACAGCAGAATTTGATCAGGTCTTGCTAGTCGCTGGTCAAGAAGTCGAACGTGCACAAACCCTGTTGGCAGCAACTAAGGGAGACAAATAA